The sequence CTTTAAAACAAGGAATCTACTTATTTTGCTTATTTTACCATAAATTTACTATAAAATCAATGTTAAATGCTTATTTAAAAAGGATTTGCGCAAAAATACGCTTTTCTTTGCGCGAAAATAATCTTGTGTAATCGTAAAAGCGTATTTCAGTATTGTAAAACGCTTCTGATAAATTTATGTTTTTATTTTTATTGCCAGCATTCTGCGGCAGGGGTGCGATTGCAGGTTAGCCAGTCTTCCGCGAACTGGAGAATATTGAGCCAATCGCCAGTCCATATATCCGAAAGAATGACATAATCGAAAAAGTCAACCTGGCAATTGTCATCGAAGTCCGAAGCTATCGTGCTGGAACAAATATATCTCGAAGCTGCAGCCGATGCCTCGTTTGACCAGAATGTTTCATTTTGGCTGATGTTCTTGTTACGTGCTTTTACCTGATAAGTATATGTAATGCCATCAGCTAAACCTGTATCGATAAATTCTGTACTGTCTTGCCAGCCTGAATTGTGATTAGGGTCGGTAATATTTGCGAAATAATATTCCACGCCGGTTAGGTCGGTCGCCGCATCTGCGGTCATTGTAATAGTATAAGCGCCGCTTACGTAAGGTGCCTGTGCCCAGACAAGCGGATTTGGTTTTGGTGCATAAGGGTCTGGACATAGGCTGTTGATATATTTTTCCAGATTGGTGTAGCCGTCGCTGTTGTAGTCGCCGTTTCGGTCTATTGCATCATTGGGATTCAGGCCGTGCTGGATTTCCCACTCGTCAGGCATACCATCATGGTCACTGTCGGCAGGGGCGGGGAGAGAATTTAAACTCGGCCAGCCGCCAACTGTTGTTTGCGAATCTATAATTCCTTTATTCACGCCATACGCGCCGCCGTAATTTGCAGTACGAGTCGATACTTCATTTAAAATACGTGTATCGATTGAATCTCGCACGAGATTGCATCCGACATCTCTAAGCACGTAATAGTAAGCATTCTGCGCGGTTTGCTCTGTTACAGGATATGTAGTCGCAACAGAGAAAGGCGTCGTTGATTTACAAAGACTTCTTTCGGCACTGCCGCCGTCCGGGTCAACTCCAAGCCAGTTATCCGCTGTTACGGAGGGGTATCCGTCAACATAATTGCCGGTGATAAACCATTGCCCGTAAACGTGCGGAACAGTGACGACGCCATTGGCATCTTTTCGCAGACTGGGTTGAACAATACGGTCCTTAACACCGCTGCCTGTCGCAGGCCCATACTTATAATAGCAGTTGACTATATTAACTGTTGCTTTTTCACCGCCATAGCAACTGTTGAAGCCCCAGTTGTATATCACATTATTGCGCATATCGACATTGTTTGTTATTTCCCCGTCAACCCGCGGATTACGCGATGTATGGTGCGCCAGCAGATTATGATGCCATGAACTGTTCGTATTGCCCCATATTCCGCCGTAGCCGTGATTTCCTTTTTCATGATGAGATGCGTACAGGCTCTCCGACATCAGGCACCACTGTGCGGTGAAGTTTGTGTTGACATAGTAAGAAAACGTTTCATCAACAGACCAACTTGCCGTCACATGGTCGAAAATTATTCTGTCGCCGTATCGTCCCCACGTCGCGTCATCGTCGTTGTTATCTGTTCCATCAGGCCATTGGTCTCCAAGCCGGCAGCGGATATATCTGATAATCACATTGTCATAGCCTGCATATAATGTGCCGTTTGCTATACATATTCCGTCGCCCGGTGCGGTCTGTCCTGCGATTGTTACATTGCCGTAATATAAATTAAGTTTTGAATTCAGGTGAATTGTTCCCGAGACACGGAAGACTATTGTACGAGGCGTATTGTGATTCAGCGCATCTCGCAGCGAACCGGCGCCGGAATCGTTAAGATTTGTAACTTCATAAACAACGCCGCCTCTGCCGCCTGTTGCCACAGCCCCCCAGCCCTGGGCGCCGGGAAACGCCGGCACTGAAGCTATAACGTCAAATGCAAAGCAGAACAGGATTATAATGAGCCCAATCAGGACAGGGACTCTTCTCATCACAAGCCTCCAGTGATATTAATCAGCAATTTAAATTAAGTATAACACTTTTGCCATAGGACATGATACTACATTTTGCGTAATAAAATTGCATAATTGCGTACTGTTCCCTTATTTCTCATTGTTTTAATGAGTTGGTGCCATTTTTAGTAAATTTTCAAAGTTATTTTGATTTGAGATTTTTTTCTTTTAGCATGCAGTACAGAACCGGCACAATCAGCATAGTAAGAATCTCGATGCTCATTCCGCCAAAGGATGGAATCGCCATGGGAATCATAATATCGGCTCCTCGGCCTGTCGATGTCAGCACTGGCAGCAGGGCGAGTATGGTAGTGGCCGTTGTCATAAGACATGGCCGGATTCTGCGATTGCCTGCCTTTATTACGGCCTGTCGGATATCCCTGATATTTTCAGGTTTCAATTTTTTGAAAGACTGCTCAATGTAAGTACACATTACTACGCCATCGTCTGAAGCTATGCCGAATAATGCCAAAAACCCAACCCATATAGCTACGCTCATATTAATCGGATGAATCTGGAAAAGTTCACGCAGCGACTGGCCGAAAACGCTGAAGTTCAGGAACCAGCTCTGATTGTAGCACCATATCATCAAAAAACCGCCTCCCCATGCGACTATAATGCCGGAGAAGACAAGCATACTTGTCATAACGGATTTGAACTGCAGATAAAGAATCAGGAAAATTACAAAAAGAGCCAGAGGCACGACCACTGACAGAGTTTTCTGGGCACGTATCTGACTTTCATAAGTACCTGCGAAATTGTAGCTGACGCCTTTTGGGATAATTAATTGTCCGGCATCAATTTTATCTTTGAGAAATTTTTTGCACTGCTCAACAACATCGACTTCGGCGTATTGCGGCTTTTTATCGAACAAAACATAACCGGTAAGAAAGGTATCCTCGCTTTTTATTTCCTGCGGGCCGCGGACGTATTGTATGTCCGCAAGCTGGATAAGCGGGATTTGCGCGCCGTTGGCTGCGGGCACGAGAATCCTGCCGAGTGTTTCTATCGAATCGCGAAGTTCTCGCATATACCTGACGCGAACCGGATATCTCTCTCTGCCTTCGACGGTAGTCGTAAGCATATCGCCGCCTATTGCCACTTCGATAACATCCTGAACCTGGCGAATGGAAATGCCGTACCTTGCAATCGCCCGGCGGTCTATGTTAATTTCCAGATAAGGTTTTCCGACGATTCTGTCGGCGATGACGGTCGATGCTTCGACGGAAGGGACTTCTTTGAGAAGATTTTCGATGTCAAAGCCGACTTTTTCAATAGTGTCCAGGTCAGGCCCTTTGACTTTAATGCCCATCGGAGCACGCATACCGCTTTGCAGCATAACTATACGCGCGGCAATCGGCTGAAGTTTGGGCGCACTTGTCGTGCCGGGGACTTGAGCGGCATTTACGATTTCGTGCCAGATATCATCAGGCGATTTTATATTGTCTCGCCACTGTCGATACGGCCTTCCGTTTCTATCAGGTATAAGATTGCCGTCCTTATCACGTGCGAATTGTTTTGTTTTTTTATCGTATCTGAAACTGATTCTCCTGCCGTCCTTGTCGAGGATGTACTCGGATTTATAGTTAATAACAGTTTCAATCATTGAAACAGGAGCAGGGTCGAGAGGGGATTCCGCTCTGCCTATTTTACCGACGACGGTGTCAATTTCCGGAATGGAATTAATGGCGACATCCTGTTTTTGAATTATATCCAGAGCCTCGCCCAGAGATGCGTGCGGCATAGTGGTTGGCATATATAGAAACGAGCCTTCATCCAGCGACGGCATAAATTCCTTGCCCAGGCCCGACCAGATAAATCCGCCGAGAATTATTATAAGCAGCGGAACCGATAAAAATTTTAATTTATTTTCAAGGCACCAGTTGAGAATTAAAGGATAGTATTTTTGGAAGAAATGGAAGAACAAAAGCAAACCGCCGATTAGAACAACTACAAAAATAATGTTTAAAATCGTACCTTTTGCCGGCCCCAGCGGCAGCCAGTCTAATGTAAGAATTATGCCCACCAGCGCTATCGCGAAAACATTGGCGATGAGGACGCTTTTGGAAGATTGTGTTTGCGAACTTTGGCGTCCTTTGACGAGATAATAAATTCCGATGACGACAATAACCAGACCGAGCCAAAATCCAATCACAAAACCTGCCGCGATGCCGGCGGCTACGACACAGCCGGCCAATAGGTAACGGGCCCACTGTTTTATCCGGGCCTTTTTCGTGAATAGTATATGCGCAGCGGACGGGATAATGGTCAGGGCGATAATGATTGAAGATATAAGGGCGAATGTTTTGGTAAAGGCCAAAGGCTTGAAGAGTTTGCCCTCAGAG comes from Phycisphaerae bacterium and encodes:
- a CDS encoding pectate lyase, translating into MRRVPVLIGLIIILFCFAFDVIASVPAFPGAQGWGAVATGGRGGVVYEVTNLNDSGAGSLRDALNHNTPRTIVFRVSGTIHLNSKLNLYYGNVTIAGQTAPGDGICIANGTLYAGYDNVIIRYIRCRLGDQWPDGTDNNDDDATWGRYGDRIIFDHVTASWSVDETFSYYVNTNFTAQWCLMSESLYASHHEKGNHGYGGIWGNTNSSWHHNLLAHHTSRNPRVDGEITNNVDMRNNVIYNWGFNSCYGGEKATVNIVNCYYKYGPATGSGVKDRIVQPSLRKDANGVVTVPHVYGQWFITGNYVDGYPSVTADNWLGVDPDGGSAERSLCKSTTPFSVATTYPVTEQTAQNAYYYVLRDVGCNLVRDSIDTRILNEVSTRTANYGGAYGVNKGIIDSQTTVGGWPSLNSLPAPADSDHDGMPDEWEIQHGLNPNDAIDRNGDYNSDGYTNLEKYINSLCPDPYAPKPNPLVWAQAPYVSGAYTITMTADAATDLTGVEYYFANITDPNHNSGWQDSTEFIDTGLADGITYTYQVKARNKNISQNETFWSNEASAAASRYICSSTIASDFDDNCQVDFFDYVILSDIWTGDWLNILQFAEDWLTCNRTPAAECWQ
- a CDS encoding efflux RND transporter permease subunit; amino-acid sequence: MNETNPKPTGIIAGVIRFCLENKLVVALLAAFIILWGLHVAPFDWKLGFLPRDPVAVDAIPDIGENQQIVFTDWPGRSPKDVDDQITYPLTTALMGVPGVKTVRSYSMFGFSSIYIIFNEKIVFYWSRSRVLEKLNSLPANTLPQGVQPMLGPDATALGQIFWYTLEGQDEKGNPTGGWDLEELRTAQDWLVRYALLGAEGISEEASIGGFVKEYQIDADPDAMRAYKVSLEDIFMAVKASNVDVGARTIEINKVEYIIRGLGFIKKLSDIENTVIKVNDRVPIYVKNIAKVSYGPALRRGALDKAGGEAVGGVVVVRYGFNPLQAIKNVKAKIAEIAPGLPKKTLADGTVSQIRVVPYYDRTGLIYETLGTLETAVRQEVLITIIVVIIMLMHLRSSILISSMMPLAVLMCFIAMKTFGVDANIVSLSGIAIAIGTIVDMGIIICENILNHLNEAKPEDNKLEVVFNASYEVGSAVLTAVATTVVGFLPVFFMTGSEGKLFKPLAFTKTFALISSIIIALTIIPSAAHILFTKKARIKQWARYLLAGCVVAAGIAAGFVIGFWLGLVIVVIGIYYLVKGRQSSQTQSSKSVLIANVFAIALVGIILTLDWLPLGPAKGTILNIIFVVVLIGGLLLFFHFFQKYYPLILNWCLENKLKFLSVPLLIIILGGFIWSGLGKEFMPSLDEGSFLYMPTTMPHASLGEALDIIQKQDVAINSIPEIDTVVGKIGRAESPLDPAPVSMIETVINYKSEYILDKDGRRISFRYDKKTKQFARDKDGNLIPDRNGRPYRQWRDNIKSPDDIWHEIVNAAQVPGTTSAPKLQPIAARIVMLQSGMRAPMGIKVKGPDLDTIEKVGFDIENLLKEVPSVEASTVIADRIVGKPYLEINIDRRAIARYGISIRQVQDVIEVAIGGDMLTTTVEGRERYPVRVRYMRELRDSIETLGRILVPAANGAQIPLIQLADIQYVRGPQEIKSEDTFLTGYVLFDKKPQYAEVDVVEQCKKFLKDKIDAGQLIIPKGVSYNFAGTYESQIRAQKTLSVVVPLALFVIFLILYLQFKSVMTSMLVFSGIIVAWGGGFLMIWCYNQSWFLNFSVFGQSLRELFQIHPINMSVAIWVGFLALFGIASDDGVVMCTYIEQSFKKLKPENIRDIRQAVIKAGNRRIRPCLMTTATTILALLPVLTSTGRGADIMIPMAIPSFGGMSIEILTMLIVPVLYCMLKEKNLKSK